In Panacibacter ginsenosidivorans, the following proteins share a genomic window:
- a CDS encoding sensor protein KdpD, with translation MPDEKENNVQHFLDLIKKSRRGKFKIYIGMSAGVGKTFRMLQEAQTLLRNGVDVKIGYIETHNRIETHALLDGLPVIPRRKLFYKGKELEELDVQAVINLRPEVVIVDELAHTNIEGSKNEKRWQDVMEILDAGINVISAVNIQHIESLNEEVKDITGIDVAERIPDSVLQQADEVVNIDLTADELITRLREGKIYVPDKIEIALKNFFQSEKILQLRELALKEVASQVERKIETELPRNTHLKQERFMACISSNYEIAKTVIRKTARLASYYNAKWFVLYVQTSKEDGDKIGLAAQRHLINNFKLATELGAEVIKTKQNNIARGIIEKAEEKNITTICIGKPHLNLFNVILSTAVFNQLLNKLSASDIDIVILS, from the coding sequence ATGCCAGACGAAAAAGAAAATAACGTACAACACTTTCTTGACCTGATAAAAAAATCAAGAAGAGGAAAGTTTAAAATTTATATCGGCATGAGTGCCGGCGTAGGTAAAACTTTTCGTATGCTGCAGGAAGCACAAACCCTGTTGCGCAATGGTGTTGATGTGAAGATTGGCTACATTGAAACGCACAACAGAATAGAAACACATGCATTGCTTGATGGTTTGCCTGTAATTCCTCGCCGGAAACTCTTTTACAAGGGCAAAGAACTGGAAGAATTGGACGTACAGGCAGTAATAAATTTAAGACCGGAAGTTGTGATCGTTGATGAGCTTGCACACACCAATATTGAAGGAAGTAAAAATGAAAAACGCTGGCAGGATGTAATGGAAATTCTTGATGCGGGTATTAATGTAATCAGTGCGGTAAACATTCAACACATAGAAAGTTTAAACGAAGAAGTAAAAGATATTACTGGTATTGATGTGGCAGAACGCATACCAGACAGCGTTTTACAACAGGCAGATGAAGTAGTGAATATAGATCTTACTGCTGATGAATTAATAACAAGACTGAGGGAAGGAAAAATTTATGTACCTGACAAAATAGAAATAGCATTAAAGAATTTCTTTCAAAGTGAAAAAATTTTACAGCTTCGTGAATTGGCACTGAAAGAAGTAGCCAGCCAGGTTGAAAGAAAGATTGAAACAGAATTACCACGCAATACGCATTTAAAGCAGGAACGCTTTATGGCATGTATCAGCAGCAATTATGAGATCGCTAAGACGGTGATCCGCAAAACGGCCAGGCTTGCATCCTATTACAATGCAAAATGGTTTGTGCTGTATGTACAAACGTCAAAAGAAGATGGTGATAAAATTGGACTTGCTGCACAACGACATTTGATCAATAATTTCAAGCTTGCTACAGAATTGGGTGCTGAAGTAATAAAAACAAAGCAAAATAATATTGCCCGTGGAATTATTGAAAAAGCAGAAGAAAAAAATATTACTACCATTTGCATCGGCAAACCGCATCTTAACCTCTTCAATGTAATTTTGAGTACTGCAGTATTTAACCAACTATTGAATAAATTATCTGCTTCTGATATAGACATCGTTATTTTAAGTTAG